In Triticum urartu cultivar G1812 chromosome 6, Tu2.1, whole genome shotgun sequence, the following proteins share a genomic window:
- the LOC125514525 gene encoding uncharacterized protein LOC125514525, with protein MENSWDEEGRRLAAARVVHSQVRKIKEEEGDKVKVDDTYQQQQQLAEMRLVLRDLGRHRSRSPLGRVGRPAISIGGDS; from the coding sequence ATGGAGAATTCGTGGGACGAGGAagggcggcggctggcggcggcgcgggtggtGCACAGCCAGGTGAGGAAGATCAAGGAGGAGGAGGGCGACAAGGTGAAGGTGGACGACACgtaccagcagcagcagcagctggccGAGATGCGCCTCGTCCTCCGGGACCTCGGCCGGCACCGCTCGCGCTCGCCGCTCGGCCGGGTCGGCCGCCCCGCCATCTCCATCGGCGGCGACTCCTAG